A single window of Halobacterium jilantaiense DNA harbors:
- a CDS encoding (Fe-S)-binding protein codes for MYWTVLSQAGGETTRPTFWRIGHVGEAVFYGLSAMAIALFLYGVYHRFATYAKGSEDPTERLSDLPGRVVSAAKLVASNEKQFDRDLVAGLMHTFILWGFLTLLIGTTILAIDMDIWTKALGQESFFVGDFYLAYSLVMDGMGLLFVVGVGVALYRRYWVRNERLWGKHTSAEDGLFVWALFLLGVGGYVTEGIRILGTGFPDFETVSFVGWFVADVFQLAGVNADAAASAYPIVWWSHSILALAFIAALPYGKPFHMISSYANLVTRDEDAGRRLPKVPEDASPEEIGPSEIEDFTWKQLLDHDACTKCGRCSSVCPAKASGRPLDPRDVILDLKNYREDLESGDREEVDIVADGGTSVIDAETMESCMSCMACMDACPVDIEHVTQFTEMNRRLTESGQMNKNVEDAVMNVFQKGNTFGDPDRKRPDWTEELDFEVPDAREESVEYLWYVGDYPSYDERNQHVARSLAKVFEEAGVDYGILYEDEQNDGNDIRRVGEEGLFEMVAEDNIEAFESCDYDKIVCTDPHSYNTFSNEYDQFGFENADSVYHYTQVVEDLVNRGALGLSGTELDDTVTYHDPCHLGRYNGEFEAPREVVRATGVTLDEMPRNRSDSFCCGGGGGGLWMDFDEEPKPSEERLREALEDTDAGHGVDRFVVACPMCMTMYEDGRKTGGFEDDIEVTDVTELLVEAIEAKGGAAGSVGETSAAAD; via the coding sequence ATGTATTGGACCGTGCTTTCCCAGGCGGGGGGCGAGACGACCCGCCCGACGTTCTGGCGCATCGGGCACGTCGGCGAGGCCGTGTTCTACGGGCTCTCCGCCATGGCCATCGCGCTCTTCCTGTACGGCGTCTACCACCGGTTTGCGACGTACGCGAAGGGCAGCGAAGACCCGACCGAGCGGCTGTCTGACCTGCCGGGACGAGTGGTGTCGGCCGCGAAGCTCGTCGCGTCGAACGAGAAGCAGTTCGACCGCGACCTGGTCGCGGGGCTGATGCACACGTTCATTCTCTGGGGCTTCCTGACGCTGCTCATCGGGACCACCATCCTCGCCATCGACATGGACATCTGGACGAAGGCGCTCGGCCAGGAGTCGTTCTTCGTCGGCGACTTCTATCTGGCGTACTCGCTGGTGATGGACGGGATGGGGCTGCTGTTCGTCGTCGGCGTCGGCGTCGCGCTCTACCGCCGCTACTGGGTGCGCAACGAGCGGCTCTGGGGGAAGCACACGAGCGCCGAGGACGGCCTGTTCGTCTGGGCGCTGTTCCTGCTGGGCGTCGGCGGCTACGTCACCGAGGGCATCCGCATCCTCGGCACGGGCTTCCCGGACTTCGAGACCGTCTCGTTCGTCGGCTGGTTCGTCGCCGACGTCTTCCAGCTCGCGGGCGTCAACGCGGACGCGGCGGCCAGCGCCTACCCCATCGTGTGGTGGAGCCACTCGATACTCGCGCTGGCGTTCATCGCGGCGCTCCCGTACGGGAAGCCGTTCCACATGATTTCGAGCTACGCGAACCTCGTCACGCGCGACGAGGACGCCGGCCGCCGGCTCCCGAAGGTGCCCGAGGACGCTAGCCCCGAGGAAATCGGACCCTCGGAGATCGAGGATTTCACCTGGAAGCAGTTGCTCGACCACGACGCCTGCACGAAGTGCGGCCGCTGCTCGTCGGTGTGTCCGGCGAAAGCGTCCGGCCGCCCGCTGGACCCGCGTGACGTGATTCTCGACCTGAAGAACTACCGCGAGGACCTGGAGTCCGGCGACCGCGAGGAGGTCGACATCGTCGCGGACGGCGGCACCTCGGTCATCGACGCTGAGACCATGGAGTCCTGCATGTCCTGTATGGCCTGTATGGACGCCTGCCCGGTCGACATCGAACACGTCACGCAGTTCACGGAGATGAACCGCCGCCTCACGGAGTCCGGCCAGATGAACAAGAACGTCGAGGACGCCGTGATGAACGTCTTCCAGAAGGGCAACACGTTCGGCGACCCGGACCGCAAGCGCCCCGACTGGACCGAGGAACTCGACTTCGAGGTGCCGGACGCCCGCGAGGAGTCCGTCGAGTACCTCTGGTACGTCGGCGACTACCCGAGCTACGACGAGCGCAACCAGCACGTCGCGCGCTCGCTCGCCAAGGTCTTCGAGGAGGCCGGCGTCGACTACGGCATCCTCTACGAGGACGAGCAGAACGACGGCAACGACATCCGCCGGGTCGGCGAGGAGGGCCTCTTCGAGATGGTCGCCGAGGACAACATCGAGGCCTTCGAGTCCTGCGACTACGACAAAATCGTCTGCACCGACCCGCACTCGTACAACACGTTCTCGAACGAGTACGACCAGTTCGGCTTCGAGAACGCCGACTCGGTCTACCACTACACGCAGGTCGTCGAGGACCTCGTGAACCGGGGCGCGCTCGGGCTCTCCGGCACGGAACTCGACGACACGGTCACCTACCACGACCCCTGCCACCTCGGCCGCTACAACGGCGAGTTCGAAGCGCCCCGCGAGGTCGTGCGCGCGACGGGCGTCACGCTCGACGAGATGCCGCGGAACCGCAGCGATTCCTTCTGCTGCGGTGGCGGCGGCGGCGGCCTCTGGATGGACTTCGACGAGGAGCCCAAGCCCAGCGAGGAGCGCCTGCGTGAGGCCCTCGAAGACACGGACGCCGGCCACGGCGTCGACCGCTTCGTCGTCGCGTGCCCGATGTGCATGACGATGTACGAGGACGGCCGGAAGACCGGCGGCTTCGAGGACGACATCGAGGTGACGGACGTCACGGAACTGCTCGTGGAAGCCATCGAGGCGAAGGGCGGCGCGGCGGGTAGCGTCGGCGAGACATCCGCAGCGGCCGACTAG
- a CDS encoding energy-coupling factor transporter transmembrane component T family protein, translating to MTLTYRPGDGVLHRLDPRAKLALQAGFAAAAFAHTTAVGLAVLTPFAAVAPRLAGASVRDAVGEFLLVAPFLLVAPLVAGLTLGEPWFRTAPAVQAALASYRVVLLLLVAAAYVYSTPVRDSRAALRWLLPGKLGAATGVGVALVFRFLPVLQGDLRARRDAVNARLGDDRSLRERMRLVGVGGLGRALSRADRLAVALRARCFAWNPTSPPLAYARRDWLATAGALALAAAAVAPLLAA from the coding sequence GTGACACTCACCTACCGACCCGGCGACGGCGTACTCCACCGCCTCGACCCGCGTGCGAAGCTCGCGCTCCAGGCCGGGTTCGCCGCCGCCGCGTTCGCGCACACGACGGCGGTCGGGCTGGCGGTGCTGACGCCGTTCGCGGCGGTCGCACCCCGGCTCGCCGGAGCCTCCGTCCGGGACGCAGTCGGGGAGTTCCTGCTGGTCGCGCCGTTCCTGCTGGTCGCGCCGCTCGTCGCGGGACTCACGCTCGGCGAGCCGTGGTTCCGGACCGCTCCCGCCGTCCAGGCCGCGCTCGCGTCCTACCGCGTCGTGCTGTTGTTGCTGGTCGCCGCCGCGTACGTCTACAGCACGCCCGTCCGGGACTCGCGGGCGGCCCTCCGCTGGCTGCTGCCCGGGAAGCTGGGGGCGGCGACGGGGGTCGGTGTCGCACTCGTCTTCCGGTTCCTTCCCGTGCTCCAGGGCGACCTTCGAGCGCGCCGAGACGCCGTGAACGCCCGGCTCGGCGACGACCGGTCGCTGCGCGAGCGCATGCGGCTCGTCGGCGTGGGCGGACTCGGGCGCGCACTCTCGCGGGCCGACCGGCTCGCCGTCGCGCTCCGCGCCCGGTGTTTCGCGTGGAATCCAACGAGCCCGCCGCTGGCGTACGCGCGCCGGGACTGGCTCGCGACGGCCGGTGCGCTCGCGCTCGCCGCGGCCGCGGTCGCCCCGCTCCTCGCAGCCTGA
- a CDS encoding energy-coupling factor ABC transporter ATP-binding protein, which produces MLSVRNLVHRYGDTVAVDGVSLDVADGECVLVAGANGSGKTTLVRHFNGLLEPDEGDVLVNGTPVEDDLVAARASVGMVFQNPRDGFVGATVGADVAFGPENLGLSRDEVDARVEEALDAVELGGRGDERVADLSGGEQERVAIAAALAMRPDHLVLDEPFTGLDWPARQSVLDRLRALSERGTSLVVVTHDLRDVWELADSVVAMRDGEVALRGTPDEVLDGLPGVGVRPP; this is translated from the coding sequence ATGCTGTCGGTCCGGAACCTCGTCCACCGGTACGGCGACACAGTGGCCGTCGACGGCGTCAGCCTCGACGTCGCGGACGGCGAGTGCGTGCTCGTCGCGGGCGCGAACGGCTCCGGGAAGACGACGCTCGTCCGGCACTTCAACGGCCTCCTGGAGCCCGACGAGGGCGACGTACTCGTGAACGGCACGCCGGTCGAAGACGACCTCGTGGCCGCGCGGGCGAGCGTCGGGATGGTGTTCCAGAACCCCCGGGACGGCTTCGTCGGCGCGACAGTCGGCGCTGACGTGGCGTTCGGCCCGGAGAACCTCGGTCTGTCCCGCGACGAGGTCGACGCCCGCGTCGAGGAAGCCCTCGACGCCGTCGAACTCGGGGGCCGGGGCGACGAGCGCGTCGCCGACCTCTCCGGCGGCGAGCAGGAGCGAGTCGCTATCGCCGCCGCGCTCGCGATGCGGCCCGACCACCTCGTGCTCGACGAACCGTTCACGGGTCTGGACTGGCCCGCCCGCCAGTCCGTCCTCGACCGCCTCCGGGCGCTCTCCGAGCGCGGGACGAGCCTGGTCGTCGTCACTCACGACCTCCGAGACGTCTGGGAGTTGGCCGACAGCGTGGTCGCGATGCGCGACGGCGAGGTGGCGCTCCGCGGGACCCCGGACGAGGTGCTGGACGGCCTCCCCGGCGTCGGGGTGCGGCCTCCGTGA
- a CDS encoding biotin transporter BioY — protein MSTETDSVELVGDETVENVARAAVFAALTGAMAYVSFPNPVSPVEVTLQVLGVFLAGLYLGPLWGGLSLSLYVVAGAVGAPIYAGGGSGLAALLGPTGGYLFSYPFAAALTGFVAHGTSGLADPRNVGVPRLVAAMVAATALIYAAGTVGFSIAQNASLAAAMTPSALVDAFLVAGAAFVPAEAFKIAAAIGITRSDQLNAA, from the coding sequence ATGAGTACCGAGACAGACAGCGTGGAATTGGTCGGCGACGAGACCGTCGAGAACGTCGCGCGAGCCGCCGTGTTCGCGGCGCTCACCGGTGCGATGGCGTACGTATCGTTCCCGAACCCGGTCTCACCGGTGGAGGTGACGCTGCAGGTCCTCGGCGTGTTCCTCGCCGGGCTCTACCTCGGGCCGCTGTGGGGCGGGCTGTCGCTGTCACTGTACGTTGTCGCGGGCGCGGTCGGCGCGCCCATTTACGCCGGCGGCGGGAGCGGGCTCGCCGCGCTGCTCGGCCCGACCGGAGGCTACCTCTTCTCGTACCCGTTCGCAGCCGCGCTCACCGGCTTCGTCGCGCACGGCACGAGCGGGCTCGCAGACCCCCGGAACGTCGGCGTGCCGCGACTGGTCGCCGCGATGGTTGCAGCCACTGCGCTCATCTACGCGGCCGGGACGGTCGGGTTCTCCATCGCGCAGAACGCCAGCCTCGCGGCTGCGATGACCCCGTCCGCGCTCGTTGACGCGTTCCTCGTCGCGGGCGCGGCGTTCGTCCCCGCCGAGGCGTTCAAGATTGCGGCCGCAATCGGCATCACGCGTAGCGACCAGTTGAACGCGGCCTGA
- a CDS encoding conditioned medium-induced protein 4, producing the protein MDEKTEELRDLFQNVTDEDTVTESQADTHGSLASEADVEERLRDTVSTMRDRLDFQTSLDTDALATVVRRFYAGDSDAEVADEVDVDAETVRDARHDLHLVRDDDAPVDLDAVRDAADDPTDPDLGTVVDRVDADPAAVERSLAVLHTRNEIQRVNDRYRAEFENALRDRELSERLTATVHEDGLDDATEGQETDVDM; encoded by the coding sequence ATGGACGAGAAGACCGAGGAACTCCGTGACCTGTTCCAGAACGTCACCGACGAAGACACCGTCACGGAGTCCCAGGCCGACACCCACGGCTCCCTCGCCTCCGAGGCGGACGTCGAGGAACGCCTGCGGGACACGGTCTCCACGATGCGCGACCGGCTCGACTTCCAGACCAGCCTCGACACCGACGCACTCGCCACCGTCGTCCGACGGTTCTACGCCGGCGACAGCGACGCCGAGGTCGCCGACGAGGTCGACGTCGACGCCGAGACGGTCCGCGACGCCCGCCACGACCTCCACCTCGTCCGCGACGACGACGCCCCAGTCGACCTCGACGCCGTCCGGGACGCCGCCGACGACCCCACCGACCCCGACCTCGGGACCGTCGTCGACCGCGTCGACGCCGACCCCGCGGCGGTCGAACGCTCTCTCGCCGTCCTGCACACGAGAAACGAGATTCAGCGCGTCAACGACCGCTACCGCGCCGAGTTCGAGAACGCGCTCCGCGACCGCGAACTCTCCGAGCGCCTCACCGCTACCGTCCACGAGGACGGCCTCGACGACGCCACCGAGGGTCAGGAGACGGACGTCGACATGTAG
- a CDS encoding CRISPR-associated protein Cas4: MSDETTPEPAPDSVSFSDLALAAYCPRQLYYARRDDRDPPEAHDAARELATQYGSLSVASEAALATYDLAVEPPEFQSNLAASLAAHSVDDPAETAVYLRGKDAHGKAAKVHRGPLAPSLVTPGSPPEAGVWEPQAVRAVAAAKALSWREQTPVDHAFVEYARHGVVRRVELTTRKKAAYRRALRTARALDGPPPRIHDDAKCGACEYREECGTKTRTLGSLLSFGDD; the protein is encoded by the coding sequence GTGTCCGACGAGACGACGCCCGAGCCGGCCCCCGACTCAGTCTCCTTCAGTGACCTCGCGCTCGCCGCCTACTGCCCGCGACAGCTCTACTACGCACGTCGCGACGACCGCGACCCGCCCGAGGCACACGACGCTGCCCGGGAACTCGCGACCCAGTACGGGTCGCTCTCGGTCGCTTCCGAGGCCGCGCTCGCCACCTACGACCTCGCCGTCGAACCCCCCGAGTTCCAGTCGAACCTCGCCGCCAGCCTCGCGGCTCACTCGGTCGACGACCCGGCCGAGACTGCCGTCTACCTACGTGGGAAGGACGCGCACGGCAAGGCAGCGAAAGTCCACCGCGGTCCCCTCGCCCCCTCGCTGGTGACCCCGGGGAGCCCACCCGAAGCGGGGGTCTGGGAGCCACAGGCAGTGCGCGCCGTCGCGGCCGCGAAAGCCCTGTCGTGGCGCGAGCAGACGCCCGTCGACCACGCGTTCGTGGAGTACGCCCGCCACGGCGTCGTCCGCCGCGTCGAACTCACCACCCGCAAGAAAGCCGCGTATCGCCGCGCGCTCCGGACCGCCCGCGCCCTCGACGGCCCGCCGCCGCGCATCCACGACGACGCGAAGTGCGGGGCCTGCGAGTACCGCGAGGAGTGCGGGACGAAGACCCGGACGCTCGGGTCGCTGCTGTCGTTCGGCGACGACTGA
- a CDS encoding L-threonylcarbamoyladenylate synthase, protein MVTDEALDEAAAALRDGGLVVFPTETVYGLAADALDPDAIEAAFEAKRRPRKKPLSFAFPDHEAALEHVRVGETERAFMAEFLPGPVTVVCEKTEAVPDVLTGGRDRVGVRVPDHDVALALLERVAPLTATSANVSGEPSVTHPDDLDPAFRERVDAVVDDGETPGGTGSTVVDAANGEILREGAVGDAVREWLAEHR, encoded by the coding sequence ATGGTCACCGACGAGGCACTCGACGAGGCCGCCGCGGCGCTCCGCGACGGCGGGCTGGTCGTGTTCCCGACGGAGACGGTGTACGGTCTCGCGGCGGACGCCCTCGACCCCGACGCCATCGAGGCGGCGTTCGAGGCGAAACGACGCCCCCGCAAGAAGCCGCTGTCGTTCGCGTTCCCCGACCACGAGGCCGCGCTGGAGCACGTCCGCGTCGGCGAGACGGAGCGCGCGTTCATGGCCGAGTTCCTGCCCGGTCCGGTCACGGTGGTCTGCGAGAAGACGGAGGCGGTCCCGGACGTGCTGACGGGCGGCCGGGACCGCGTCGGGGTGCGGGTCCCCGACCACGACGTGGCGCTCGCGCTCCTGGAGCGAGTCGCGCCGCTGACGGCGACGAGTGCGAACGTCTCGGGCGAGCCGAGCGTCACCCACCCGGACGACCTCGACCCCGCGTTCCGAGAGCGCGTCGACGCCGTGGTGGACGACGGCGAGACGCCGGGCGGGACTGGAAGTACGGTTGTCGACGCGGCGAACGGCGAGATTCTCCGCGAGGGCGCGGTCGGCGACGCCGTCCGCGAGTGGCTCGCCGAACACCGATAA
- a CDS encoding redoxin domain-containing protein — MELDFDVVDLPETDHVVEGDEAPDFTRPLVNDEYWEDVSLSDLLAEGPVLLVFTPMDGAFPATYVYNELRDRGVDEHAQVVGVSVSSPYEHKTTIEERGIEHFTGLFSDPQAGIAEAYGVVNDLDGMAGVKEHRPSTFVVAEDGTVEYAWVAEEWPDFPNYDELEGALDDL; from the coding sequence ATGGAACTGGACTTCGACGTCGTCGACCTCCCCGAGACGGACCACGTGGTGGAGGGCGACGAGGCCCCCGATTTCACCCGGCCGCTCGTGAACGACGAGTACTGGGAGGACGTCTCGCTCTCGGACCTGCTCGCCGAGGGACCTGTCCTGCTGGTGTTCACGCCGATGGACGGCGCGTTCCCGGCGACCTACGTGTACAACGAACTCCGCGACCGGGGCGTCGACGAGCACGCGCAGGTCGTCGGCGTCTCCGTCTCGTCGCCGTACGAACACAAGACCACCATCGAGGAGCGCGGCATCGAGCACTTCACCGGGCTGTTTAGCGACCCGCAGGCGGGCATCGCCGAGGCCTACGGCGTCGTCAACGACCTCGACGGGATGGCGGGTGTCAAGGAACATCGCCCGTCGACGTTCGTCGTGGCCGAGGACGGCACCGTGGAGTACGCGTGGGTCGCCGAGGAGTGGCCGGACTTCCCGAACTACGACGAGCTGGAGGGCGCGCTCGACGACCTGTAA
- a CDS encoding glutaredoxin family protein, translating to MSAAETPPRPPHSDAHITLYRLQACPFCERVVNRLDELGLEYQSRFVEPMHADRDAVKRIVGARTVPAIVDDETGVAMAESANIVDYLDATYGGGE from the coding sequence ATGAGCGCAGCAGAGACGCCGCCGCGGCCGCCGCACAGCGACGCCCACATCACGCTCTACCGGCTGCAGGCGTGCCCGTTCTGTGAGCGCGTCGTGAACCGACTCGACGAACTCGGGCTGGAGTACCAGTCGCGGTTCGTCGAGCCGATGCACGCCGACCGGGACGCGGTCAAGCGCATCGTCGGCGCGCGCACCGTGCCCGCCATCGTGGACGACGAGACCGGCGTGGCGATGGCCGAGAGCGCGAACATCGTCGACTACCTCGACGCGACCTACGGGGGTGGGGAGTGA
- a CDS encoding hemolysin family protein, with translation MGSLMSLLATSVFGVDIGQNVIIGVGVATLVVLMVLSAFFSSSEIAMFSLARHRIDALVEDDIPGAETVADLKQDPHRLLITILVGNNLVNIAMSSIATGLFGMFLSQGQAVLAATFGVTALVLLFGESAPKSYAVENSESWALSIAGPLKWSERLLYPLVVLFDYLTRILNQVTGGRAAIETSYVTRSEIQDMIKTGEREGVIEEDEREMFQRIFRFNNTIAKEVMTPRLDMVAVSKEATIEEAIQTCTQAGHERVPVYDGELDNVIGVVSLEDLVREYLYGETEDVELDDLIEPTLHVPESKNVDELLQEMQDERVQLVVVIDEFGTTEGLLTTEDITEEIVGEILDGEEELPIDFVNEDTVRVRGEVNIEEVNEALELDLPEGEEFETIAGFIFNRAGRLVEEGETFQYENVELTVEHVENTRIMKARVKRLPAEDAVDADAETLTADGDGDDDA, from the coding sequence ATGGGCTCACTGATGTCCCTGCTCGCCACGTCGGTGTTCGGCGTCGACATCGGACAGAACGTCATCATTGGCGTCGGTGTCGCGACGCTGGTCGTGCTGATGGTACTGTCGGCGTTCTTCTCGTCCTCGGAAATCGCCATGTTCTCGCTGGCACGTCACCGCATCGACGCGCTCGTCGAGGACGACATTCCGGGCGCGGAGACGGTCGCCGACCTCAAGCAGGACCCACACAGGCTGCTCATCACGATTCTCGTCGGTAACAACCTCGTCAACATCGCGATGTCCTCCATCGCCACGGGGCTGTTCGGCATGTTCCTCTCACAGGGTCAGGCCGTGCTCGCTGCGACGTTCGGCGTGACCGCGCTCGTCCTCCTGTTCGGGGAGAGCGCGCCGAAGTCCTACGCCGTCGAGAACTCCGAGTCGTGGGCGCTGTCCATCGCGGGGCCGCTGAAGTGGAGCGAGCGCCTGCTGTACCCGCTGGTGGTGCTGTTCGACTACCTCACCCGCATCCTCAATCAGGTCACGGGCGGCCGGGCGGCCATCGAGACGAGCTACGTCACGCGCTCCGAGATTCAGGACATGATCAAGACCGGGGAGCGCGAGGGCGTCATCGAGGAGGACGAGCGGGAGATGTTCCAGCGTATCTTCCGGTTCAACAACACCATCGCCAAAGAGGTGATGACGCCGCGGCTGGACATGGTCGCCGTCTCGAAGGAGGCCACCATCGAGGAAGCCATCCAGACGTGCACGCAGGCCGGCCACGAGCGCGTGCCCGTCTACGACGGCGAACTCGACAACGTCATCGGCGTCGTCAGCCTCGAAGACCTCGTCCGCGAGTACCTCTACGGCGAGACCGAAGACGTTGAGCTGGACGACCTCATCGAGCCGACGCTGCACGTCCCCGAGTCGAAGAACGTCGACGAACTCCTCCAGGAGATGCAGGACGAGCGCGTCCAGCTCGTCGTCGTCATCGACGAGTTCGGGACGACCGAGGGGCTGCTCACGACCGAGGACATCACCGAGGAGATCGTCGGCGAGATTCTGGACGGCGAGGAGGAACTCCCCATCGACTTCGTGAACGAGGACACCGTCCGGGTTCGCGGCGAGGTGAACATCGAGGAGGTCAACGAGGCCCTCGAACTCGACCTGCCGGAAGGCGAGGAGTTCGAGACCATCGCGGGGTTCATCTTCAACCGCGCCGGCCGGCTGGTCGAGGAGGGCGAGACGTTCCAGTACGAGAACGTCGAGCTCACCGTCGAGCACGTCGAGAACACGCGCATCATGAAGGCACGCGTGAAGCGGCTGCCCGCCGAGGACGCCGTGGACGCCGACGCCGAAACGCTGACCGCGGACGGCGACGGCGACGACGACGCGTAA
- a CDS encoding sensor domain-containing protein, producing MALRPLDVLRSPAYLLASFPLGVAYFAFVVGAASAGVSLLVFVVGVFVLAGGVAVARRLAVADARLAARLYDTPVPDLASPCVDGGLLATARAELLCPDSYRATGYLLTRFAVGVAGFAAVVTWLATAAALLATPLVYDRPDVSVGVAGAWTVDTLPMALGAACVGLAVAVAGAVAVAAAGRAAAVASVRLLAPAR from the coding sequence ATGGCCCTCCGCCCGCTCGACGTCCTCCGGTCTCCCGCGTACCTCCTCGCGTCGTTCCCGCTCGGCGTCGCGTACTTCGCGTTCGTCGTCGGCGCTGCGTCCGCCGGTGTCTCCCTGCTCGTGTTCGTCGTCGGCGTGTTCGTGCTCGCCGGTGGCGTCGCCGTCGCACGCCGGCTGGCGGTGGCCGACGCCCGACTCGCCGCTCGGCTGTACGACACACCGGTGCCGGACCTGGCGTCGCCGTGCGTCGACGGCGGACTGCTCGCGACGGCGAGAGCGGAACTCCTGTGCCCCGACAGCTACCGCGCGACCGGCTACCTGCTCACGCGGTTCGCCGTCGGCGTCGCCGGGTTCGCGGCCGTCGTCACCTGGCTGGCGACCGCGGCGGCGCTGCTGGCGACGCCACTGGTCTACGACCGGCCTGACGTCTCCGTGGGCGTCGCGGGAGCCTGGACCGTCGACACGCTCCCGATGGCGCTCGGCGCGGCCTGCGTCGGGCTCGCCGTCGCCGTGGCTGGTGCGGTTGCAGTGGCTGCCGCCGGACGTGCCGCAGCGGTGGCGAGCGTCCGCCTGCTCGCGCCGGCTAGATGA
- a CDS encoding inorganic phosphate transporter, whose translation MVGAGLATLVVAALASLFMAWAIGAGSSGSTPFAPAVGANAITVMRAGFVVGILGLAGAVLQGANVSEAVGSELVVGVTLSPVAATTALSTAAILVAIGVFAGYPIATAFTVTGAVVGTGLAMGGGAAWPKYQQIATLWVLVPFVGGGTAYATARGLRDLDRDAVLVPLLAGVVGVIVANIQFAFLGAPGEGASLAYSVAEAAGSTALAAQAAVTLAFAALVAAVLYRDVAGDPERGQRHFLLALGGLVAFSAGGSQVGLAVGPLLPLVDGDVPLVYVLLGGGIGLLVGSWTGAPRMIKALAQDYSSLGPRRSIAALIPSFAIAQSAVFFGIPVSFNEIIVSAIVGSGYAAANSAGGGVSGRKMLFTVLAWVASLALALAVSYGVFVGVDAVI comes from the coding sequence ATGGTTGGTGCTGGACTGGCGACGCTTGTCGTCGCCGCCCTGGCGAGTCTGTTCATGGCGTGGGCCATCGGTGCCGGCTCGTCGGGGTCGACTCCGTTCGCGCCCGCAGTTGGCGCGAACGCCATCACCGTGATGCGGGCGGGGTTCGTCGTCGGCATCCTCGGGCTCGCGGGCGCGGTCCTCCAGGGCGCGAACGTCTCTGAGGCGGTCGGCAGCGAGCTCGTCGTCGGCGTCACGCTCTCGCCGGTGGCGGCGACCACGGCGCTGTCGACGGCCGCGATTCTCGTCGCTATCGGCGTGTTCGCCGGCTACCCGATCGCCACCGCGTTCACCGTCACGGGTGCCGTGGTCGGCACCGGGCTGGCGATGGGGGGCGGCGCGGCGTGGCCGAAGTACCAGCAGATTGCGACGCTGTGGGTCCTCGTGCCGTTCGTCGGCGGCGGCACCGCGTACGCCACCGCGCGCGGCCTCCGTGACCTCGACCGGGACGCCGTGCTCGTCCCGCTGCTCGCTGGCGTCGTCGGTGTCATCGTCGCCAACATCCAGTTCGCGTTCCTCGGTGCGCCCGGCGAGGGCGCGTCGCTCGCGTACAGCGTCGCCGAGGCGGCCGGGAGCACGGCACTCGCGGCGCAGGCTGCCGTGACACTCGCGTTCGCGGCGCTGGTCGCGGCCGTCCTCTACCGGGACGTGGCCGGCGACCCCGAGCGCGGCCAGCGCCACTTCCTGCTGGCGCTCGGCGGGCTCGTGGCGTTCTCCGCGGGCGGCAGTCAGGTCGGACTCGCCGTCGGACCGCTGCTCCCGCTGGTCGACGGCGACGTGCCGCTCGTGTACGTGCTGCTCGGCGGCGGCATCGGGCTGCTCGTCGGGTCGTGGACGGGTGCGCCACGGATGATAAAGGCGCTCGCGCAGGACTACTCCTCGCTGGGGCCGCGACGCTCCATCGCCGCGCTCATCCCGAGTTTCGCCATCGCGCAGTCCGCGGTCTTCTTCGGCATCCCCGTGTCGTTCAACGAGATCATCGTCTCCGCCATCGTCGGGTCGGGCTACGCGGCCGCGAACAGCGCCGGTGGCGGCGTCAGCGGCCGGAAGATGCTGTTCACGGTGCTGGCGTGGGTGGCGTCGCTGGCGCTCGCGCTCGCGGTGAGCTACGGCGTGTTCGTCGGCGTGGACGCGGTCATCTAG